Proteins encoded together in one Carassius auratus strain Wakin chromosome 32, ASM336829v1, whole genome shotgun sequence window:
- the LOC113051457 gene encoding LOW QUALITY PROTEIN: prothrombin-like (The sequence of the model RefSeq protein was modified relative to this genomic sequence to represent the inferred CDS: deleted 1 base in 1 codon) has product MGAKPATLLLSLLLGQVLQLALCRNVFIDNKGASQIIRAKRANSFLEELKPGNLERECVEEICDHEEAREVFEMTDKTEIFWAKYLGCEGTKLSRTPSNINSLRVCVETEGDCYTDKGESYGGTVSVTKSGKICQYWTSNFPHRIHEVNATQLKLPENFCRNPDKSDQGPWCFTRDPTVRRESCSVPKCGETVLPPPPLPSVKPEERYLKTEDCLDGSGESYTGDLSVTLGGRTCLQWSAAEVQALIKGKELLAQVQLVKNHCRNPDGDMEGPWCYVKGAGGNITIDYCDLEMCDAPLDKFVEESDGRERTTLGDKRKAFFNPRSFGKGEQECGVRPLFEKIHKEDKNEKELLASYSGSRIVGGDEAEVGSAPWQVMLYKRSPQELLCGASLISEEWILTAAHCILYPPWNKNFTIDDIIVRLGKHSRTKYERGTEKIVAIDEIIVHPKYNWKENLNRDIALLHMKKPVAFTNEIHPVCLPTKSIAKNLMFAGFKGRVTGWGNLRESWTSNPTNLPSVLQQIHLPIADQSTCRDSTSVIITDNMFCAGYQPDDAKRGDACEGDSGGPFVMKSPTDSRWYQIGIVSWGEGCDRDGKYGFYTHLFRMRRWMKKVIEKTSSADDE; this is encoded by the exons ATGGGAGCAAAACCAGCAACTCTCCTACTATCCCTACTTCTTGGACAAGTCCTCCAACTCGCCTTGTGTCGTAATG TGTTCATCGACAATAAGGGAGCCTCTCAGATCATTCGGGCAAAGAGGGCTAACTCTTTTCTTGAGGAG TTAAAACCTGGGAATctggagagagagtgtgtggaaGAGATCTGTGACCATGAGGAAGCTCGAGAAGTATTCGAGATGACTGATAAAACG GAGATTTTTTGGGCAAAATATTTGG GATGTGAAGGAACAAAATTATCCAGAACACCAAGTAATATAAACAGTTTGAGAGTATGTGTGGAAACAGAGG GAGACTGTTACACTGACAAGGGTGAAAGCTACGGTGGTACTGTGTCTGTCACGAAGTCTGGAAAGATATGCCAGTACTGGACAAGCAACTTCCCCCACAGGATTCA CGAAGTTAATGCGACACAGCTGAAGCTACCGGAGAACTTTTGCAGAAACCCAGATAAGAGCGATCAAGGCCCTTGGTGTTTTACAAGAGACCCAACAGTCAGGAGGGAGTCCTGCAGCGTGCCAAAATGCG GTGAGACTGTTCTTCCCCCTCCTCCACTACCTAGTGTGAAACCTGAAGAGCGTTACCTGAAGACTGAAGACTGTCTGGATGGATCTGGGGAGAGCTACACGGGGGATTTATCAGTTACTCTGGGGGGTCGCACATGCCTGCAGTGGAGTGCAGCAGAAGTGCAGGCTTTAATAAAGGGGAAAGAGTTGCTAGCTCAAGTTCAGCTGGTGAAGAACCACTGCAGAAACCCAGATGGAGATATGGAGGGTCCCTGGTGCTATGTAAAGGGAGCAGGCGGAAACATTACCATTGATTACTGTGACTTGGAGATGTGCG ATGCCCCTTTGGACAAGTTTGTCGAGGAATCAGATGGTAGAGAGAGAACAACTCTCGGAGACAAAAGGAAAGCTTTCTTTAATCCCCGTAGCTTTGGCAAGGGAGAGCAAG AGTGTGGAGTGCGCCCCTTGTTTGAGAAGATCCACAAAGAAGACAAGAACGAGAAGGAGCTGCTAGCGTCATACTCTGGAAGCAGAATAGTGGGAGGAGACGAGGCTGAAGTGGGCAGTGCCCCATG GCAGGTGATGCTGTATAAGCGCAGTCCTCAGGAGCTGCTGTGTGGAGCCAGTCTGATCAGTGAAGAATGGATCCTCACTGCCGCCCACTGCATTCTCTATCCACCGTGGAACAAGAACTTCACCATCGATGATATCATCGTGCGCCTCGGAAAACATTCGCGTACCAA GTATGAGAGGGGCACTGAGAAGATTGTGGCCATTGATGAAATCATTGTCCACCCGAAATATAACTGGAAGGAAAACCTGAACCGAGACATTGCTCTTTTGCACATGAAGAAGCCTGTAGCCTTTACCAATGAGATCCACCCTGTTTGTCTGCCCACCAAAAGCATTGCAAAGAA TTTGATGTTTGCAGGTTTCAAGGGCCGTGTGACTGGCTGGGGGAACCTGAGGGAATCGTGGACCTCAAACCCAACCAATCTTCCATCAGTGCTGCAACAGATTCACTTGCCCATTGCGGATCAGAGCACCTGTCGTGATTCCACCTCGGTCATCATCACGGACAACATGTTCTGTGCCG GTTACCAGCCAGATGATGCAAAAAGAGGTGACGCTTGTGAAGGAGACAGTGGCGGACCTTTTGTGATGAAG AGTCCTACAGATAGTCGCTGGTATCAGATTGGCATTGTGTCGTGGGGCGAGGGCTGTGACCGCGATGGCAAATATGGATTCTACACACACTTATTCCGTATGCGTCGCTGGATGAAAAAAGTCATCGAGAAAACAAGCTCAGCGGATGACGAGTGA